Part of the Nitrospirota bacterium genome is shown below.
CTCCCGCAAGGGGAGAGGGTAATTAAAAGGAAGCAAAAACCTGTCCTGTAAGGAAAAATGCGATTTGCTTTATCGACCCCACCCTTGATGGGAGGGGTTAGGGGAGGGTGATTTAATTGACGCATTCAGTCTCACATGTATCTGAACTTATTCAGTAGGGTTTAGACATTTAACCCATCAATCCTTTATAATTCAATATGCAAAAAGACAGGATTCTGGTATTGGATTTTGGCTCTCAGTATACACAGCTCATAGCAAGAAGAATCAGGGAATTAAGCGTTTATTCCGAGATAATGCCTTTTAATGCACCTCTAAAGAGGATAAGGGAATTTGAACCCCTCGGCATCGTGCTTTCAGGAGGGCCCTCAAGCGTATATGACAGAGATGCTCCTATGCTCGATATGGCGGTCTTTAAGCTCGGCATCCCTATCCTTGGAATCTGCTATGGAATGCAGATTATGGCACATATGCTTAAAGGTAAGGTGGCAAAGGCTCAGAGAAGGGAATACGGAAAGGCAGAGCTTATCAGTGACAAACCAACCGTGCTTTTTAATGGCATTAAAAAAACCTCCTCTGTGTGGATGAGCCATGGCGATAGGATCGAGAAACTCCCCCATGACTTCGAAAAACTTGCACATACAGAGAACTCCCCTATTGCAGTAATAGGAGACAAAAAAAGAAACCTCTATGCCCTTCAGTTTCATCCTGAGGTGGTTCATACGGAAAGCGGAAAACAGATATTGAAGAACTTTGTTATGAAGGTCTGCCATGCCAAACCCACATGGACTATGCGCTCCTTCGTAGAGACTGCAAAAGAAGACATAAGTTCGATGGTTGGCAAAGGCAATGTCATCTGTGGAATAAGCGGAGGAGTGGATTCCTCTGTAACTGCCGTTTTAGTGCATGAGGCAATAGGAGATAACCTTACATGTATATTCGTTGACAATGGTCTCCTGAGGGAAGGAGAGGCTAAAAAAGTGGAAACTACCCTGAGAAAGAACTTTCATATGAAGATACAGTGTGTTGATGCCGAAGAAAGATTCTTGAGAAAGCTTAAGGGAATCACTGACCCCGAAAGAAAAAGAAAGATTATTGGCAATGAATTCATCCGTGTCTTCGAGGAAGAGGCAAGAAAGCTCAAGGGTGTTTCATTTCTTGCACAGGGAACCCTTTATCCTGATGTCATAGAGTCTGTCTCATTCAAAGGACCCTCTGCTACCATTAAGAGCCATCATAATGTAGGAGGGCTTCTTAAAAGAATGAGGCTTAAATTAATAGAGCCCCTGAGGGAGCTTTTTAAAGACGAGGTAAGGGTTTTGGGCAAGGAGCTTGGTATGCCTGATGAGATACTGAAGAGGCATCCCTTCCCGGGTCCAGGGCTTGCTATAAGGATCATAGGAGATGTTACAAAACCGAGGCTTGATATTCTTAGGAAGGCAGACTCTATAGTTCTTGAGGAGATTAAAAGGGCAGGGCTTTATCAAGAATTGTGGCAGGCATTTGCAGTTCTCCTTCCTGTAAAGAGCGTTGGTGTGATGGGTGATGAAAGGACTTATGAGAATGTCATAGCTCTCAGGGCAGTTAATTCTGTTGATGGAATGACTGCTGACTGGGCAAAACTTCCTTACGATATTTTGGGGAAGATCTCAAATAGGATTATAAACGAAGTAAGGGGGATAAACAGGGTTGTCTTTGACATATCCTCAAAGCCCCCAAGCACGATTGAGTGGGAGTGAAGGTAGTGACAAAAAAGAGTAGAAAGAATCCTAAAACTATTAAAGGTCTAAGAATAAAGTCTATTACGGGGATAGCTGAAGACGCCGAGGCTTATGGAAAGAACCATGATAAATGGCTTTACTCAAAGAAGTCTTCAGCTACTGATGCTATAGAAGCAAAGGATTACAGAGATAGGAGTTATCTTTCTGCTATTGAAGCTGCCACTTATTTACATACATCCGTTAGCGGTATTCATAACTTAGTTCGTAAAGGCATCATTAAGGCAAAGATTGCTGTAAGCGGACAGATGCGATTTGACCTAAAAGACTTAAAAAAACTCACTTTGACATTAATAGTCCCTTCAAAAAGAAAACCCATAGTTGATAAGTTTTCAGAATTAAATATTAATGAAACGGTTCAAAGAATATTTATAAAGAATTCTATGAAAATGGAGGCTCTAAAGTCCGAGTCAATTCATCTAATGATAACTTCGCCTCCTTATTTTAATACCAAGATGTATTCTAAAGAGCATATTGATGGAGACTTAAGTGATATTCATGATATAGAAGAGTGGTTTGAGAAGATCGGCGCGGTTTGGAGCGAGGTTTTCAGGGTTTTGCAACCGGGTAGAAAAGCCTTTATAAATATAATGAATTTACCGATAAGAGAAAGACATGGTTTTAGGACATTAAATCTGGCTGGAAGAACCATAGACCTGTGCGAAAAAATAGGCTTTATTTTTAAGCGTGATATTATATGGCATAAAACCAATGCTGTGAGGGCACATTTTGGAACATATCCTTATCCAGGAGGGATTTTAATCAACAATATGCATGAATTCATATTGGAGTTTAATAAGCCTGAAAAGAAAGGATTTAGTAAATATGGACATCTTACTAAAGAGCAGAAAGAGCAGTCCAAACTTGACAAGGGATTCTGGATAGAAATCAAAAAGAGTGATGTATGGGTTATGAAACCACAAGGAAGCGGAGACAGGAGAAATCATATCGCACCATTTCCTTATGAGCTTCCATTTAGACTGGTAAAGGCATTTAGCTATATTGGAGAAACGGTTTTTGACCCTTTTATGGGTTCCGGGACGACTCTGATAGCTGCAGCTGATTTAAAAAGGAATGGTGTAGGGTATGAGATTAACCCTGAGATTGCTTCTGAGGCAGTAAGGAATCTAAGAAACTATCAAACAAGGTTGATATAAATGAAATTGGATGCGAAGACGATATACGCCCAATCCAGCGATATAAAATCCCGCACCTATTTAGAATATCGCAGAGACATGAAGAAAAAGGCAATTGCCGAATTAGAGGTGCTTGAATGGTTAGAAGGTAAAATTAAAGGATTATATCCTAAAAAGAAGGTGCTGGTTTATAAGTCAGGTGGTGATAGGTTTTTATGGTTTTTAAGGAAGGGTGGTGTTTCAAGAGAGCCTGACTTTATTGCAGAGGTAAATGGCAGCAAGATAGAATTTGAGTTTCAGTATGCTGAAAAAGCAGATTTAGAATTTTATGATTTCAAGATATCTAAGGTTGCTAAAAAGAAGGGTGGTAAACAAGAGCCTATAGAGAATAAATTCTTTGCTTATATTCATAAGCCACTACAAAAATACGCAATATTTAAACCTGAATGGATTGTCAAGAACGGTGAGTATGGAATGGTTGAGGCATGGAGAACTTATGCATTTAGGATTTCAAAAGACAGGTTTGAAAGAGTGCTTAAGCCAGACTTTACTTTAGAAAAGCTCTGCCAACTGATAGATGCTAAAAATTTTATTCTTAACTTTCAGCATAAATTAGTCGACATACATAAAGAGAAACTTTCGCATCTTCTTCAGGGCGTAGTGGATGAAAATAAAGTCATTAAAATTATACCTAAGGACTTAGATAGCTTCTTCAAGGTTTGCTTTATCTTAGATAATCTAAGTAAGATTCCTCAGAATGCCAATCTCTGGCTTATTTATCTTTTAAGTTACATTAGCGACAATATCTCGCTGGAGGATGTATCTAAAATCACTTACTGTATTGACTTTCTTTATTCTAAGATTGAGTTGAAACAAAACGAACTCACCCGATTAGTTGATAGTACTAAGGGATTACTTGCTAAAGTTAAAATGTATTACAATGGAGATGGCTCCTATAGGTCATCATTAAGCGAAAGCCCTTTAAATGAGACGAGGTATGCGTTATTCTCAATAAATCTTCTTGAGGATTTAATTCAGGATATAATCTTTTATTACCCTGCCACCGAGTTAAAGCCGATAAAGAAGATATATGAGAATGTAGAGGATGTTGGAAAGACAGTTAGGTTGCTTAAAGGTATAATCCAATGAAAAAGACATTTGATATAAAGCCCTATCTTAACGAAAAAAAATCCCTTATTGACTCCTTCTTAAGGTCTTATTTCAGAAAGCCATTTAAGCCTTTAATCCTGAGGGAATCAATGCGTTATTCCCTTCTTGCAGGAGGAAAAAGGCTAAGACCCATACTTGCACTTGCCTCTTATGAGGCATGTGGAAAAGACCCGAAAGACATAATTCCTTATGCATCGGCATTAGAGTTCATACACACATATTCCCTCATACATGATGACCTTCCTTCCATGGACAATGACGACCTGAGAAGGGGAAAGCCAACAAATCACAAGGTGTTTGGAGAGGCAAT
Proteins encoded:
- the guaA gene encoding glutamine-hydrolyzing GMP synthase; translated protein: MQKDRILVLDFGSQYTQLIARRIRELSVYSEIMPFNAPLKRIREFEPLGIVLSGGPSSVYDRDAPMLDMAVFKLGIPILGICYGMQIMAHMLKGKVAKAQRREYGKAELISDKPTVLFNGIKKTSSVWMSHGDRIEKLPHDFEKLAHTENSPIAVIGDKKRNLYALQFHPEVVHTESGKQILKNFVMKVCHAKPTWTMRSFVETAKEDISSMVGKGNVICGISGGVDSSVTAVLVHEAIGDNLTCIFVDNGLLREGEAKKVETTLRKNFHMKIQCVDAEERFLRKLKGITDPERKRKIIGNEFIRVFEEEARKLKGVSFLAQGTLYPDVIESVSFKGPSATIKSHHNVGGLLKRMRLKLIEPLRELFKDEVRVLGKELGMPDEILKRHPFPGPGLAIRIIGDVTKPRLDILRKADSIVLEEIKRAGLYQELWQAFAVLLPVKSVGVMGDERTYENVIALRAVNSVDGMTADWAKLPYDILGKISNRIINEVRGINRVVFDISSKPPSTIEWE
- a CDS encoding site-specific DNA-methyltransferase, yielding MEAKDYRDRSYLSAIEAATYLHTSVSGIHNLVRKGIIKAKIAVSGQMRFDLKDLKKLTLTLIVPSKRKPIVDKFSELNINETVQRIFIKNSMKMEALKSESIHLMITSPPYFNTKMYSKEHIDGDLSDIHDIEEWFEKIGAVWSEVFRVLQPGRKAFINIMNLPIRERHGFRTLNLAGRTIDLCEKIGFIFKRDIIWHKTNAVRAHFGTYPYPGGILINNMHEFILEFNKPEKKGFSKYGHLTKEQKEQSKLDKGFWIEIKKSDVWVMKPQGSGDRRNHIAPFPYELPFRLVKAFSYIGETVFDPFMGSGTTLIAAADLKRNGVGYEINPEIASEAVRNLRNYQTRLI